A stretch of the Streptosporangium sp. NBC_01755 genome encodes the following:
- the rplA gene encoding 50S ribosomal protein L1 yields MKRSKGFRAAAAQVDRETLYSPAQAAKLAKETNVAKFDATVEVALRLGVDPRKADQMVRGTVNLPHGTGKTARVLVFATGDRAEEARAAGADIVGADELIDEVAKGRLDFDAVVATPDLMGKVGRLGRVLGPRGLMPNPKTGTVTPAVGKAVTDIKGGKIEFRVDRHANLHFIIGKVSFGERQLIENYAAALEEVIRLKPSAAKGRYVKKVVFSTSMGPGIQVDPNQTRALTAELDA; encoded by the coding sequence GTGAAGCGCAGCAAGGGATTCCGCGCCGCAGCGGCGCAGGTCGACCGCGAGACCCTGTACAGCCCGGCCCAGGCGGCCAAGCTGGCCAAGGAGACCAACGTCGCCAAGTTCGACGCCACCGTCGAGGTGGCTCTGCGGCTGGGTGTCGACCCCCGCAAGGCCGACCAGATGGTCCGCGGCACCGTCAACCTCCCGCACGGCACCGGCAAGACCGCCCGGGTCCTGGTCTTCGCGACCGGTGACCGTGCCGAGGAGGCCCGCGCCGCGGGTGCCGACATCGTCGGTGCCGACGAGCTGATCGACGAGGTCGCCAAGGGCCGCCTCGACTTCGACGCCGTCGTCGCCACCCCGGACCTCATGGGCAAGGTCGGTCGCCTGGGCCGCGTGCTCGGCCCGCGTGGCCTGATGCCGAACCCCAAGACCGGCACCGTGACCCCGGCCGTCGGCAAAGCCGTCACCGACATCAAGGGCGGCAAGATCGAGTTCCGTGTCGACCGGCACGCGAACCTGCACTTCATCATCGGCAAGGTGTCCTTCGGCGAGCGCCAGCTCATCGAGAACTACGCCGCCGCCCTCGAAGAGGTGATCCGTCTCAAGCCGTCCGCGGCCAAGGGACGCTACGTCAAGAAGGTCGTCTTCTCCACGTCCATGGGCCCCGGCATCCAGGTCGACCCCAACCAGACGCGGGCGCTGACCGCCGAGCTCGACGCCTGA
- the rplK gene encoding 50S ribosomal protein L11 gives MPPKKKFAALVKVQLPAGQATPAPPVGTALGPHGVNIMDFVKQYNAATEAQRGNIIPVEITIYEDRSFTFVTKTPPAPELIKKAAGVAKGSAVPQKDKVGKLTKEQLRQIAETKMQDLNANDIEAAEKIIAGTARSMGITIAD, from the coding sequence ATGCCTCCTAAGAAGAAATTCGCCGCGCTGGTCAAGGTTCAGCTCCCCGCCGGCCAGGCCACGCCCGCGCCGCCGGTCGGTACCGCCCTCGGTCCGCACGGCGTCAACATCATGGACTTCGTGAAGCAGTACAACGCTGCCACCGAGGCTCAGCGCGGCAACATCATCCCCGTTGAGATCACCATCTACGAGGACCGCAGCTTCACCTTCGTCACGAAGACGCCTCCGGCGCCCGAGCTGATCAAGAAGGCCGCCGGTGTCGCGAAGGGTTCGGCCGTCCCGCAGAAGGACAAGGTCGGCAAGCTCACCAAGGAGCAGCTGCGCCAGATCGCCGAGACCAAGATGCAGGACCTCAACGCCAACGACATCGAGGCGGCCGAGAAGATCATCGCCGGCACCGCCCGGTCGATGGGTATCACGATCGCCGACTAG
- a CDS encoding LppX_LprAFG lipoprotein, with translation MRRLAPAVALGAAALVAVAGCGAQGTGSLGNVKLAAADAVQQSAQKAEEVTSYSADLVLDASGGEKGASKIQGSMLYQSKPQLATDIKLDTVTFGGQNVPGGARAILSGETVYVKSELLGRFAGVTKPWVKVSLSELDTKGQAGVREFMDQARQFDLAGTVKLLTASKDVKAVGTETVGGVDTTHYSGTFPVAEAAQLLDPAKRENLQEEFSRVKNVKFDLWADAQSLPRKVTLGGSERDVTFNLTAFFKGFNEPVEITAPPADQVGDLPEQRGGN, from the coding sequence ATGCGCCGATTGGCTCCGGCAGTGGCACTGGGAGCGGCCGCGCTCGTCGCGGTCGCGGGATGCGGTGCACAGGGCACCGGCTCCCTCGGAAACGTCAAACTCGCCGCGGCCGACGCGGTGCAGCAGAGCGCGCAGAAGGCCGAGGAGGTCACCTCCTACTCCGCGGACCTGGTTCTCGACGCGAGTGGCGGCGAGAAGGGCGCGAGCAAGATCCAGGGCAGCATGCTCTACCAGAGCAAGCCCCAGCTGGCGACGGACATCAAGCTCGACACGGTCACCTTCGGCGGCCAGAACGTGCCCGGCGGGGCGCGGGCCATCCTGTCGGGTGAGACGGTCTATGTGAAGTCCGAGCTTCTGGGCAGGTTCGCCGGCGTCACCAAGCCATGGGTCAAGGTGTCGCTCAGCGAGCTCGACACCAAGGGGCAGGCCGGGGTCAGGGAGTTCATGGACCAGGCCCGGCAGTTCGACCTGGCCGGCACCGTCAAGCTGCTGACCGCCTCGAAGGACGTCAAGGCGGTCGGCACCGAGACGGTCGGCGGGGTCGACACGACCCACTACAGCGGCACCTTCCCGGTGGCCGAGGCCGCACAGCTGCTCGACCCGGCCAAGCGCGAGAACCTCCAGGAGGAGTTCTCACGGGTCAAGAACGTGAAGTTCGACCTCTGGGCCGACGCCCAGAGTCTGCCCCGCAAGGTCACGCTCGGTGGTTCCGAGCGGGATGTGACGTTCAACCTGACGGCGTTCTTCAAGGGCTTCAACGAGCCCGTCGAGATCACCGCGCCGCCCGCCGACCAGGTGGGCGACCTGCCCGAGCAGCGCGGCGGAAACTGA
- the nusG gene encoding transcription termination/antitermination protein NusG: MSESAQSAGEPREEREEELEKAVDVTEDSLDESAGQDVDAETDADAETEAEQAPTGAVDEDGDVLPDVDPVEEFKRHLRGLYGEWYVIHSYAGYENRVKSNIETRTQSLNMEDYIFQVEVPTHHVTEIKSGKRQLVKERVLPGYVLVRMELTDESWSAVRNTPGVTGFVGLSNKPSPLSLEEVAKLLAPEPSEEVKKSTAKASAATVDFEIGESVTVMDGPFATLPATVSEISAESQKLKVLVSIFGRETPVELSFNQVSKI; this comes from the coding sequence GTGTCCGAGTCTGCACAGTCGGCCGGCGAGCCCCGCGAAGAGCGCGAGGAGGAGCTGGAGAAGGCCGTGGACGTCACCGAGGATTCGCTTGACGAGTCCGCCGGGCAGGATGTCGACGCCGAAACCGACGCCGACGCCGAAACCGAGGCCGAGCAGGCCCCGACCGGCGCCGTCGACGAAGACGGTGACGTCCTTCCCGACGTCGACCCGGTCGAGGAGTTCAAGCGGCACCTGCGGGGTCTGTACGGCGAGTGGTACGTCATCCACTCCTACGCCGGCTACGAGAACCGCGTGAAGTCCAACATCGAGACCCGCACGCAGTCCCTCAACATGGAGGACTACATCTTCCAGGTCGAGGTGCCCACCCACCACGTGACCGAGATCAAGAGCGGCAAGCGCCAGCTGGTCAAGGAGCGGGTGCTGCCCGGTTATGTGCTGGTCCGGATGGAGCTCACCGACGAGTCCTGGTCCGCGGTGCGTAACACGCCCGGCGTGACCGGCTTTGTCGGCCTTTCTAACAAGCCGAGCCCGCTGAGCCTCGAAGAGGTCGCCAAGCTGCTCGCGCCGGAGCCGTCGGAAGAGGTCAAGAAGTCGACCGCGAAGGCCTCCGCCGCGACCGTCGACTTCGAGATCGGTGAGTCCGTCACCGTCATGGACGGCCCGTTCGCCACGCTGCCCGCCACGGTCAGCGAGATCAGCGCCGAGTCGCAGAAGCTCAAGGTGCTCGTGTCGATCTTCGGTCGCGAGACCCCGGTCGAGCTCTCGTTCAACCAGGTCTCGAAGATCTAG
- the rplL gene encoding 50S ribosomal protein L7/L12, with translation MAKLSTDELLDAFKEMTLLELSDFVKLFEETFDVKAAAPVAVAAAAAPGAAAAEEVEEQDEFDVVLEAAGEKKIQVIKEIRALTSLGLKEAKDLVDGAPKSVFDGKVNKEQAEKAKAALEGAGAKVTVK, from the coding sequence ATGGCGAAGCTCAGCACCGACGAGCTGCTCGACGCTTTCAAGGAGATGACTCTCCTTGAGCTGTCCGACTTCGTGAAGCTCTTCGAGGAGACCTTCGACGTCAAGGCCGCCGCCCCGGTCGCCGTCGCCGCCGCTGCCGCCCCCGGTGCGGCCGCTGCCGAAGAGGTCGAGGAGCAGGACGAGTTCGACGTCGTCCTCGAGGCCGCCGGCGAAAAGAAGATCCAGGTCATCAAGGAGATCCGCGCCCTGACGAGCCTGGGCCTCAAGGAGGCCAAGGACCTCGTTGACGGCGCTCCCAAGTCCGTCTTCGACGGCAAGGTCAACAAGGAGCAGGCCGAGAAGGCCAAGGCCGCCCTTGAGGGTGCCGGCGCGAAGGTCACCGTCAAGTAG
- the rpoB gene encoding DNA-directed RNA polymerase subunit beta: MAASRNAFAVPAGPRRVSFARIQEPLEVPDLLALQTESFDWLLGNEKWKGRVEAARQAGRKDVPAQSGLEEIFEEISPIEDFSGTMSLSFRDHRFEPPKYSVDECKDKDMTYSAPMFVTAEFINNTTGEIKSQTVFMGDFPLMTGKGTFIINGTERVVVSQLVRSPGVYFDRSVDKTSDKDLYGCKVIPSRGAWLEFEIDKRDSVGVRIDRKRKQAVTVLLKALGWTSEQILERFGQYESMRATLEKDHTAGQDDALLDIYRKLRPGEPPTKESAQTLLENLYFNSKRYDLAKVGRYKINKKLGVDSEITQGTLTEDDIVATIEYIVRLHAGEVSMPGANGEIVVETDDIDHFGNRRLRTVGELIQNQVRLGLARMERVVRERMTTQDVEAITPQTLINIRPVVASIKEFFGTSQLSQFMDQTNPLAGLTHKRRLSALGPGGLSRERAGFEVRDVHPSHYGRMCPIETPEGPNIGLIGSLASFGRVNSFGFVETPYRKVVEGQVTDQVEYLTADEEDRYVIAQANTPIGPDGTFLEPRVLVRRKGGEFESLRANEVDYMDVSARQMVSVATAMIPFLEHDDANRALMGSNMQRQSVPLLKSEAPLVGTGMEYRAATDAGDVITAEKAGVVEEVSADYVTVMNDDGTRTTYRVAKFKRSNQGTCFNQKPIVAEGDRIEVNQVVADGPCTDDGEMALGKNLLVAFMPWEGHNYEDAIILSQRLVQDDVLSSIHIEEHEVDARDTKLGPEEITRDIPNVSEEVLADLDERGIIRIGAEVVPGDILVGKVTPKGETELTPEERLLRAIFGEKAREVRDTSLKVPHGEQGKVIGVRVFSREEGDELPPGVNELVRVYVAQKRKITDGDKLAGRHGNKGVISKILPVEDMPFLEDGTAVDIILNPLGVPGRMNVGQVLETHLGWIAARGWDISGIQEAWAERLRDKGFAEVDPRTNMATPVFDGANEEEIIGLLDNTLVNRDGGRMVGANGKAQLFDGRSGEPFPHPISVGYIYILKLLHLVDDKIHARSTGPYSMITQQPLGGKAQFGGQRFGEMEVWALEAYGAAYALQELLTIKSDDVLGRVKVYEAIVKGENIPEPGIPESFKVLIKEMQSLCLNVEVLSSDGMSIEMRDTDEDVFRAAEELGIDLSRREPSSVEEV; encoded by the coding sequence TTGGCAGCCTCGCGCAACGCCTTCGCCGTACCCGCCGGTCCCCGTCGTGTGTCTTTCGCACGAATTCAGGAGCCGCTCGAAGTTCCTGACCTTCTCGCTCTTCAGACCGAGTCCTTCGACTGGTTGCTCGGCAACGAGAAGTGGAAGGGGCGGGTCGAGGCGGCTCGCCAGGCCGGGCGCAAGGACGTTCCGGCCCAGTCGGGTCTCGAAGAGATCTTCGAGGAGATCAGTCCTATCGAGGACTTCTCCGGGACCATGTCCCTGTCGTTCCGCGACCACCGGTTCGAGCCGCCCAAGTACTCAGTCGATGAGTGCAAAGACAAGGACATGACCTACTCCGCCCCGATGTTCGTCACGGCGGAGTTCATCAATAACACCACTGGTGAGATCAAGAGCCAGACCGTGTTCATGGGCGACTTCCCGCTCATGACCGGCAAGGGCACATTCATCATCAACGGCACCGAGCGTGTCGTCGTCTCCCAGCTGGTCCGGTCCCCGGGCGTCTACTTCGACCGCAGCGTCGACAAGACCTCCGACAAGGACCTCTACGGATGCAAGGTGATTCCCTCCCGGGGCGCCTGGCTAGAGTTCGAGATCGACAAGCGTGACAGCGTCGGTGTCCGCATCGACCGCAAGCGCAAGCAGGCCGTCACCGTCCTGCTCAAGGCACTCGGCTGGACCAGCGAGCAGATCCTTGAGCGTTTCGGGCAGTACGAGTCCATGCGGGCGACCCTGGAGAAGGACCATACGGCCGGCCAGGACGACGCCCTGCTGGACATCTACCGCAAGCTGCGCCCGGGTGAGCCGCCGACCAAGGAGTCGGCGCAGACCCTGCTGGAGAACCTGTACTTCAACTCCAAGCGCTACGACCTCGCCAAGGTCGGCCGTTACAAGATCAACAAGAAGCTCGGGGTCGACAGCGAGATCACCCAGGGCACGCTCACCGAGGACGACATCGTCGCCACCATCGAGTACATCGTCCGGCTGCACGCCGGCGAGGTGTCGATGCCCGGCGCCAACGGTGAGATCGTCGTCGAGACCGACGACATCGACCACTTCGGCAACCGCCGTCTCCGTACGGTGGGCGAGCTCATCCAGAACCAGGTCCGCCTGGGCCTGGCCCGCATGGAGCGCGTCGTGCGCGAGCGGATGACGACCCAGGACGTCGAGGCGATCACGCCGCAGACCCTGATCAACATCCGCCCGGTGGTGGCGTCGATCAAGGAGTTCTTCGGCACCTCCCAGCTGTCGCAGTTCATGGACCAGACCAACCCCCTCGCCGGTCTGACGCACAAGCGTCGTCTGTCCGCGCTGGGTCCCGGTGGTCTGTCCCGTGAGCGGGCCGGCTTCGAGGTCCGTGACGTCCACCCCTCGCACTACGGCCGCATGTGCCCGATCGAGACGCCGGAAGGACCGAACATCGGTCTGATCGGCTCGCTGGCCTCCTTCGGCCGGGTCAACTCCTTCGGTTTCGTCGAGACCCCGTACCGCAAGGTCGTCGAAGGCCAGGTCACCGACCAGGTCGAGTACCTGACCGCGGACGAGGAGGACCGGTACGTCATCGCCCAGGCGAACACGCCGATCGGCCCCGACGGAACGTTCCTTGAGCCGCGGGTGCTCGTCCGCAGGAAGGGCGGGGAGTTCGAGTCCCTGCGCGCCAACGAGGTCGACTACATGGACGTCTCGGCACGCCAGATGGTGTCCGTGGCGACCGCGATGATCCCGTTCCTGGAGCACGACGACGCCAACCGCGCGCTCATGGGCTCCAACATGCAGCGCCAGTCGGTGCCGCTGCTCAAGAGCGAGGCGCCGCTGGTCGGCACCGGCATGGAATACCGTGCCGCGACCGACGCCGGCGACGTCATCACCGCCGAGAAGGCGGGCGTGGTCGAGGAGGTCTCCGCCGACTACGTCACGGTGATGAACGACGACGGCACCCGCACGACCTACCGCGTCGCCAAGTTCAAGCGTTCCAACCAGGGCACCTGCTTCAACCAGAAGCCGATCGTCGCCGAGGGCGACCGGATCGAGGTGAACCAGGTCGTCGCGGACGGTCCCTGCACCGACGACGGCGAGATGGCGCTGGGCAAGAACCTCCTCGTGGCGTTCATGCCGTGGGAGGGTCACAACTACGAGGACGCGATCATCCTCTCCCAGCGTCTGGTGCAGGACGACGTCCTGTCCTCGATCCACATCGAGGAGCACGAGGTCGACGCCCGTGACACCAAGCTGGGCCCCGAGGAGATCACCCGGGACATCCCGAACGTCTCCGAGGAGGTCCTGGCCGACCTCGACGAGCGCGGCATCATCCGCATCGGCGCCGAGGTCGTCCCCGGCGACATCCTCGTCGGCAAGGTCACTCCCAAGGGTGAGACCGAGCTGACCCCCGAGGAGCGCCTGCTCCGCGCGATCTTCGGTGAGAAGGCCCGCGAGGTCCGTGACACCTCTCTGAAGGTGCCGCACGGCGAGCAGGGCAAGGTCATCGGTGTCCGCGTGTTCAGCCGCGAGGAGGGCGACGAGCTCCCCCCAGGCGTCAACGAGCTGGTCCGCGTCTACGTGGCGCAGAAGCGTAAGATCACCGACGGTGACAAGCTGGCCGGTCGTCACGGCAACAAGGGCGTCATCTCCAAGATCCTCCCGGTCGAGGACATGCCGTTCCTTGAGGACGGCACGGCGGTCGACATCATCCTCAACCCGCTGGGCGTGCCCGGCCGGATGAACGTCGGCCAGGTCCTGGAGACCCACCTGGGCTGGATCGCCGCCAGAGGCTGGGACATCTCGGGCATCCAGGAGGCATGGGCCGAGCGGCTGCGTGACAAGGGCTTCGCAGAGGTCGACCCGCGCACCAACATGGCCACGCCGGTGTTCGACGGTGCCAACGAGGAAGAGATCATCGGTCTGCTCGACAACACCCTGGTCAACAGGGACGGCGGGCGCATGGTCGGCGCGAACGGGAAGGCCCAGCTGTTCGACGGCCGTTCCGGCGAGCCGTTCCCGCACCCGATCTCCGTCGGCTACATCTACATCCTGAAACTGCTCCACCTGGTCGACGACAAGATCCACGCTCGCTCTACCGGCCCGTACTCCATGATCACCCAGCAGCCGCTCGGCGGTAAGGCCCAGTTCGGTGGCCAGCGCTTCGGTGAGATGGAGGTCTGGGCGCTGGAGGCCTATGGTGCCGCCTACGCCCTGCAGGAGCTGCTGACCATCAAGTCCGACGATGTCCTCGGCCGGGTGAAGGTCTACGAGGCGATCGTCAAGGGCGAGAACATCCCCGAGCCGGGCATCCCGGAGTCGTTCAAGGTCCTCATCAAGGAAATGCAGTCGCTGTGCCTGAACGTCGAGGTGCTCTCCAGCGACGGCATGTCCATCGAGATGCGCGACACCGACGAAGACGTCTTCCGCGCCGCGGAAGAACTCGGCATCGACCTGTCCCGGCGTGAGCCGAGCAGTGTCGAAGAGGTCTGA
- the rplJ gene encoding 50S ribosomal protein L10, whose translation MAKAEKATAVAELKSSFDGSNAAVLTEYRGLTVAQLKQLRVSLGENAKFAVVKNTLTKIAATEAGFNQLNDLLAGPSAIAFVNGDVVEAAKSLRDFAKANPLLVIKGGVVDGRSMTPDEITKLADLESREVLLAKLAGAMKAKQGHAAAVFNALPTNMAQLAEALRAKREGAGE comes from the coding sequence ATGGCGAAGGCAGAAAAGGCAACGGCTGTCGCTGAGCTGAAGAGCAGCTTCGACGGCTCCAATGCTGCCGTTCTGACCGAATACCGCGGTCTCACCGTCGCCCAGCTCAAGCAGCTGCGCGTTTCTCTCGGTGAGAATGCGAAGTTCGCCGTGGTGAAGAACACGCTGACCAAGATCGCGGCCACTGAGGCCGGGTTCAACCAGCTCAACGACCTGCTCGCGGGTCCGTCGGCGATCGCGTTCGTCAACGGCGACGTGGTCGAGGCTGCCAAGAGTCTGCGTGACTTCGCCAAGGCCAATCCCCTCCTGGTCATCAAGGGCGGTGTCGTCGACGGCAGGTCGATGACGCCGGACGAGATCACCAAGCTTGCCGACCTCGAGTCGCGTGAGGTTCTCCTCGCGAAGCTGGCCGGTGCCATGAAGGCGAAGCAGGGCCACGCGGCCGCCGTCTTCAACGCGCTGCCCACCAACATGGCTCAGCTGGCCGAGGCACTGCGCGCCAAGCGCGAAGGCGCCGGCGAGTAG
- the secE gene encoding preprotein translocase subunit SecE, with protein MAIDTRGETADKPSGEKKAKRTSPALFYRQVVAELRKVIWPTRKDLISYTIIVLVFVLIMVGIVSALDALFTEGVLRIFGGA; from the coding sequence GTGGCGATCGACACGCGCGGCGAAACCGCAGACAAGCCGAGCGGTGAGAAGAAGGCGAAGCGCACTTCTCCCGCCCTTTTCTATCGGCAGGTTGTCGCCGAGTTGCGTAAGGTCATCTGGCCTACGCGCAAAGACCTCATTTCGTACACCATCATCGTCCTGGTCTTCGTTCTGATCATGGTCGGGATCGTGTCGGCTTTGGACGCGCTGTTCACCGAGGGCGTGCTGAGAATCTTCGGCGGAGCCTGA